The sequence below is a genomic window from Cicer arietinum cultivar CDC Frontier isolate Library 1 chromosome 6, Cicar.CDCFrontier_v2.0, whole genome shotgun sequence.
agttttaacttatttttacttGTATCGAATCAAATTGCTTTTGTATCAAATTGAAGCACgctatttaattcatatatacttttttttttggaattcaTTGACTAATAATTAGGGAATTCATTTGAGTTTTAGAAGTAATTAGTTTGAGAATATTGAAAAATGATTACATTCCATCTCAACATGGAATTCATTGACTAGCAACATGTGGAGTTGTCTTTCCAGATACCTATTAAGACTTGCATTGGCATGATTCTGGTAAGAccctaaattttctaaattctaatttatgcaattttaggaattttttgtgttaaattgcttaggcatttagcccaattgaattttattttggaaattaaatatcaaaaatatattttagttatgtttaatatttatatatattttgagacccgATTAAGATTATTTGTCAGAGAATAATTTAACTAtgttacgaaaaatttaatatccgacagttttttttgtttaaaatgtcacttgttgcCGGGAAACTCATATGTCAATTAAGTTGCAACGACAGtagatattttgatttaattagattgagatgtgagtgaagtgaCATGCGTAAGagattttagatatttattgatttgattttgattattatatatatatatatatatatatatgaaccaAGAGAAGGAAACAGAGGAAACATATCCCTGCTGCccatcattcttcttcttcctttctgtttgtgaaaaagacaaagtgttggtgtttaaaaacaaaaaacataaacaCAAATCTTCCTttctcttctagatctaagctctCGTTCGAAAAGTGACTGAAGGGAAAATTGCTCATTGCCACACTGCGatgctagtgagctagtttttGAAGCGACGATGCCAGCGAAAATTTTACCGTGATTTATCGCGGTGCCATAATCGGTTGTTAAAGCTACAAcagaggtaagggctccttccaaacttttagattGCATATAGGactttatatgtgtatttgtgttgGTGGAAATTTGTGAGATTTGTGTGTGAGATTTGTGTGTGAGATTATGGAAAATGAAGttaatgtgatttatgtgtgttgtggagatgaaatttggtggtttatgtgtaaaaatgtggagttttgaaattgagttatttatgtttgaattgttgaaatttaattgaggtgctatatgtgtgttggggaattgaattgattgattttggtgtgagttggcgataattaaatttgatgtgtttgagttacgtaatgagttattttcaaataaatgagtttgaactgaagttgaaattttacaaaataatttagagttgttaaagttgtgaaaaagttcaaattttaactaagttaaagagtttgagcaaaaagatagattgaaattaaaaatagttagagtttaaaatgttactctatTAATTATTCTTgaactgagtttaaaaagaaaaaagtttagagtattttattaactcaaaaatgtCGGTGCTTTActagtcgagtgtgtgtatgtgagaTTTGAacaatattagtttttatttagttttaactaaataatatagattatttggttttaaaagtttggtgtgtcagaaagatttaattttgggaattttgttgtggttggattaattttattgttaacaaattgttataaataattatgtttatgtagttagctctttgagtctcgaaaaggaatcaaCACTTTTGGCAACGAGTTAGCGGTGCAatgaactctgatatattaatgttgttgtggtgattaagtttaGATGTGATTGtgtattcataactgataatatgtgCGTTATGAGTTTAATTGAGGAAAATAGGTTTTGAGTATATTatgtgataagtttgaaaaattgttatgttaaatgaatattaaaaatgaggaatcttttaatagctacacttaattaatgattgtggtgaaaagagtcagagtatgcttatgcatttcatagtacatggtgaccgcgataaggccatggtgatagtggtgattgtgatgggccacgagatgatgtcaTGTAAtctgttggttcatcttatccttgcggggattttcGCGTCATGTAGGTATGagatagactgcacatttttgtaaatcgcgctgacccgtgataggtgacacatcggtaaatagtactagaatgtgataggcggtacatttacgatttacgttttctTAGTAAATCGCGCTGATCTGTGATAGGTGTCACCTCTCTAAATAGTACTGGTTTGTGATAGGCGAtatatttacgatttacgctttttagtaaattgtgctgacctgtcataggtggcacctcgttaattagtactggtctgtgataggcgatataattatgatttacaCCCCTTTGAGGAGTGTTTTGGTTGgaattccggaatcatgcattttggcatatatgcattgcattagggtgcttggcacgcgagtcatgtttgatatattgtgatgattgtatatacatactcggttgttgtttgttattgtgccgtaattgctttgaggtgtgaatttgggttgattaagtttcaatgtaattatgtgttcataattgatgttatgaatgtttGATGCGTGATTGAAATGTGAATTTTTGGAGATTTTATTTGGTGTGacttatgtgttcataattggtATTATGAATGTGTgaagtgttaattaattaagagccattttagaactggaaatctgcatttttctcagttgtattcgactacaacagtGCTGTATTCTAATACGACAGTGTAGTTttgttaaaacttcattttcgactttgtttatgcatttttgacatatgaaaaccctttcaaggagtatgctaagatgaaatgttattttgtgcatttaaaatttaaatgctaagtgatatttgttaatttcggttggcggttctttacaattattgtggaatttgggctttgccctcagatgatacccCAGTTCGTTCCACCGAGTGTTACCTTGATGACGGAAACGTCGTTAAACTTCCCTGACTGAGATTCGTCGACTGCTTGGGCTTACAACCCCATCTCAAGTAAGGCTACTTATACGAGGAGGGTAGTGAGGACAAGTAGGAGAGTTGAAGCAGTATACCTCGTGGAGCTCACTCGCGAGAAGATCGATTATCTGGTACCGGCAGGATTGGTGCTCGGAATGAGTGGAGCAAGGGAAGATGCAAATGATTCCTCAGTTAGGGTTAAGGCAAAGGTCACCGTAGGAGTTGGAGATATAATGATTGGACCCGAGACTGGCGAAAAGGATAAGGGGCCGATGCTAGTGGAGCGAGAGATTGCAGGACCGTCTAGGCGGGTCGAGTCAGAGCTTTCATTTCTAGTGAATAATCCCTTACCAACTTTCGCTGAAATAGCGGACTGTTTTGAGATCCCAGCGCCGCTGAAACCACCTatatctcgtgggtggatctgacttctgagGAGACTGATCCTTCTATGGATGATGAGGAGGAGGAAGTCACTTTGAGGGTAGATGTTGCATCAGATGGGACTTgtggagtgtgtggaggtcacatgtgttattgtagttgctagggtatgatcagattagtttcGTGTATAGGGACTTGATGTCTTTCTTTTAGTGGtagtacttattttattttggaatgaCTGTAACTAAACTTATACGATCAGTTGACTTTggtttggtgggtccatgttcctcctttttgacgtgaccatggggTGGAGTAGCATTTTTGGAGCAGTACTTTTGTGCATGTGTCTACCGAGAATACTCCAGGAGTATGAGTGATGCATGATAGGTCTCATATCCCCGGTGTATTTTGTTTAGTTGTATAATTTGAATTAtcgtttcaaaaactattttagtttgtttgtaattgattatgtcttttgtcgtttgtgttacgaaatgatatttttattaatttgtttttgaaaaaaaaaaattacactcgCGCTGTTTAAATATCGGGGTGTCACAATTCTCACGATCTTCATTATTGGTAAGTCCTCTACCTAATACCAGCTTGTTGACATTGGTTGGATAACTTTCCAACCATATAGTAGAGGCAAGAGAAAGTAGTACCATAGATAGAACCAGTCGCAATAGAGTGAGAATCccataatataaaattagaattaatcAGAAACAGAAACAACAATGTCTAATTAGAGTAATGTTAATCAATCAGTCTCAACACATCACTAAACTTGATAaggtaataaattttataaaaatctctTCCCAACACACATGTAATTAAAGGGTGAACAAAAACATATTCCTCAATATTCTAAAAGTATGATCCCTAAACTCAAATAATCTCTttacttcaaaaatattaattcaaaaacAATGAcactaaataaaatagaaacaaatgTCTTCGATCATTGAGGCTAATGACGCTAGCAGATGCTGTTGCGTAGAGCGTTGGAGAAATGATATATGCAAAAAAGAGTATTCCATtatgtttcaaaaaatataaaatacaataaaaagtTTGTAGAACTAAAAATATTGTAACATACCTTTCTCAAAGGTTTCAAGTTCTTCAAGGTCCTCATCAAATAGATATGAGAAAGGAGATCCTTTCAGCCAATCTTGAGTGCAAACAAGCACTTCCATTATCGTACATGTAAAATTACTACAATGAGGATCCAACACCTTCCTCTAGTGTTGAAAGCAGACTCCGATGCTACAGTAGACACAGGGATGGCCAACACCTCACGAGCAACACTTGAAAGGATGGAGAATCTAGTTGAGTTGACTTTCCACCAATTCAGAATGTCAAACTCGACAAAATAAAGTTCACACTCTTCAGCAAGGTATTTATCAAGCTCAAACTTAGGATCAATTCTTTGCCCATTTGATTTTTTGTAGAAGCTCATACCATGTATATCATTATCATATTCCTCTGGTTGTGATTCTCTCATACTTTGAGAACCTTCCTCACTGCCTTCATATTCTCGATAAATTGATTTCGAGGAAGTTGACAATTTCGTCTTCAATGCCTCACCATctacttcaaaaaaataatcaagaaAATAGTTTACATATCCCAATTTGCAAGTTGTGTCCAATACAACGACAATCAGTAACAACACTTTTATTCCATTAACGTTTCCCCAATACTTGTCATAGTTACTCTTCATACTAATCCCGATCGACTTTATGCTTGCATCATTGTGCTCGCTTAATAATCGAATCTTCCTTCCAATAGAAAATACCTCATTCATATATATGTTATAAGTAACATATG
It includes:
- the LOC105853067 gene encoding zinc finger BED domain-containing protein RICESLEEPER 2-like, which codes for MLETAVKYKKAFDLLEISDAKYVKELSKDKGTGVPISKDLDFANTVPPFLRIFYDVTMRMFGSSYVTYNIYMNEVFSIGRKIRLLSEHNDASIKSIGISMKSNYDKYWGNVNGIKVLLLIVVVLDTTCKLGYVNYFLDYFFEVDGEALKTKLSTSSKSIYREYEGSEEGSQSMRESQPEEYDNDIHGMSFYKKSNGQRIDPKFELDKYLAEECELYFVEFDILNWWKVNSTRFSILSSVAREVLAIPVSTVASESAFNTRGRCWILIVVILHVR